A stretch of the Xyrauchen texanus isolate HMW12.3.18 chromosome 20, RBS_HiC_50CHRs, whole genome shotgun sequence genome encodes the following:
- the srgn gene encoding serglycin, producing the protein MRFYHIITLTLAIICLFGDSGLGAPSKGRYKWVKCRPGSKNANCETQMGPLVPLAGLKTRLPPSAVKYIDPIYTEEATPKMEEQSGEGSGNSDTFEGFLNGDQQLMRDGPEQEDNKNEEEGSTVVEEASGDIDYSNYVFPEKIGLLSPKDLKDESMIP; encoded by the exons ATGAGATTTTACCACATAATAACATTGACATTGGCGATAATATGCCTTTTTGGGGACAGTGGGCTTG GAGCCCCCTCCAAAGGCAGGTATAAGTGGGTGAAATGCAGGCCTGGAAGTAAGAACGCAAACTGTGAAACACAGATGGGCCCCTTGGTGCCACTGGCAGGGCTCAAAACTCGACTTCCTCCTTCTGCTGTAAAATACAT AGACCCAATTTACACAGAGGAAGCCACTCCTAAGATGGAGGAGCAGTCAGGAGAGGGTTCGGGTAACTCAGACACCTTTGAAGGTTTTCTCAATGGTGATCAGCAATTGATGAGAGATGGTCCAGAACAGGAGGATAACAAGAATGAGGAGGAGGGCTCGACTGTTGTAGAAGAGGCCAGTGGAGACATTGATTACTCTAACTATGTCTTCCCTGAGAAAATAGGTTTGCTTTCTCCAAAGGATCTGAAAGATGAAAGTATGATTCCATAA
- the vps26a gene encoding vacuolar protein sorting-associated protein 26A isoform X1: MSFLGGLFGPVCEINVILNDAESRKTGELKTEDGKLEKHYLFYDGESVSGKVNINVKQTGKKLEHQGIRIEFVGQIELFSDKNNTHEFVNLVKELALPGELTQNCSYDFEFMQVEKPYECYVGANVRLRYFLKVTIVRRLSDLVKEYDLIVHQLATYPDVNNSIKMEVGIEDCLHIEFEYNKSKYHLKDVIVGKIYFLLVRIKIQHMELQLIKKEMTGIGPSTTTETETVAKYEIMDGAPVKGESIPIRLFLAGYDLTPTMRDVNKKFSVRYFLNLVLVDEEDRRYFKQQEIVLWRKAPEKMRKRNFHQRYESPEPRPSLSAEQPEM, translated from the exons ATG AGTTTCCTCGGTGGTCTTTTTGGTCCTGTGTGTGAAATCAATGTAATTCTGAATGATGCTGAAAGCAGGAAAACAGGTGAACTGAAGACTGAGGATGGGAAACTGGAAAAACATTATCTGTTTTATGATGGAGAATCAGTTTCAGGAAAG GTAAATATCAATGTGAAGCAAACTGGCAAGAAACTTGAACATCAGGGAATCCGCATTGAGTTTGTAGGACAGATTG AGCTCTTCAGCGATAAAAACAATACTCACGAGTTTGTAAACCTAGTGAAGGAGCTTGCTCTGCCTGGGGAACTGACACAGAATTGCAGCTATGACTTTGAGTTCATGCAGGTGGAAAAGCCATACGAGTGTTATGTTGGAGCGAATGTGCGACTGAG GTATTTCCTTAAAGTTACAATTGTGAGGAGGCTGTCTGATTTGGTTAAGGAGTATGACCTCATTGTCCATCAGCTGGCCACTTACCCTGATGTCAACAATTCTATCAAAATGGAAGTGGGCATTGAAGACTGCCTACATATAGAATTTGAATACAATAAGTCCAA GTACCACCTCAAAGATGTAATTGTGGGGAAAATCTACTTCTTGCTTGTACGGATTAAAATTCAACACATGGAGCTTCAGTTGATCAAGAAAGAAATGACAGGAATTG GGCCGAGCACTACTACTGAGACAGAGACTGTGGCCAAATATGAAATTATGGATGGCGCACCAGTTAAGG GTGAATCAATTCCCATTCGTCTTTTCCTGGCTGGTTATGACCTTACACCCACAATGAGAGATGTAAACAAGAAGTTCTCTGTGAGGTACTTCTTAAACTTGGTGCTTGTGGATGAAGAAGACCGGAGGTACTTCAAACAACAG GaaattgttttgtggaggaaGGCACCAGAGAAAATGCGAAAACGGAACTTCCATCAGCGCTATGAATCACCTGAGCCTCGGCCGAGTCTCTCTGCTGAGCAGCCGGAAATGTGA
- the kifbp gene encoding KIF-binding protein has protein sequence MAAYQTDEWRALCEKFRHAQDLSEVESRKDPENNPFRSKYKARDLLKEINCSLKKTETEEEGGEPDNEADSESALTVDGETENDAEKACAGDSPTGLRAARLAVLQYYLGVNHIETEELSAGEQHLMSCMKLIDKCTITRENVSLFIQARNQLGILWAGRDEIEKAQGFLEKAESMYLRYMKEDGQPPMDLQDFFVVEGDELSQQEKIRRFEMAYTHTLYYLAQVYKNLEQFERAGQYCHSTLQRQLEYKQFVPLEWAINAATLSQYYITKTRYMEARHCLAAASVIATSAGEIPSEAAANESEAECEKREELLQKQAEIARCWIKYCLNLLQDAKMLLEDNIGELDLDRLEELKRARRNEEEEKEKERKSAILFGSSETFDSISNLEEKVISVLPLDFDEARAIFLVGQGYVAQAKEYFAMDGHVTDHIEILQDHSALFKVLAFFEQDLERRCKMHKRRVDILEPICKDLNAQYYLLICRQLQFELAETYYEMMDLKLSVSDKQDQQDVHTIKKFNHLCSSSMKCYQMFLDSIRSPEGKFPEKLEDDVLRPALVAKFHIARLQSKFISSNLAAQLENLTLSLECYNFVVQYCEEHPEAKKAVETELELSEEMVSLLPLKINRIRSRMPSTN, from the exons ATGGCTGCCTACCAGACTGACGAGTGGAGGGCCCTATGCGAGAAATTTCGCCATGCCCAAGATCTCTCAGAAGTAGAGTCGAGAAAAGACCCTGAGAATAACCCTTTCCGATCGAAATACAAAGCCAGAGATCTACTGAAGGAAATCAACTGTTCTTTGAAAAAAACTGAGACCGAAGAGGAGGGAGGAGAGCCTGACAATGAAGCTGACAGCGAGTCCGCTCTGACGGTGGATGGAGAAACGGAGAATGATGCTGAGAAAGCGTGCGCCGGGGATTCTCCAACCGGGCTGCGAGCGGCGAGGCTCGCGGTGCTCCAGTACTATCTCGGTGTAAACCACATAGAGACCGAGGAGCTGTCCGCCGGCGAGCAGCATCTCATGAGCTGCATGAAACTGATTGACAAGTGCACAATAACAAGGGAGAACGTCTCTTTATTTATACAGGCCCGG AACCAGCTCGGGATTTTGTGGGCTGGAAGAGATGAGATCGAGAAAGCGCAAGGGTTTTTGGAGAAAGCCGAATCAATGTATTTGCGCTACATGAAAGAG GATGGTCAACCACCAATGGATCTTCAAGATTTTTTTGTGGTGGAGGGAGATGAATTATCCCAACAAGAGAAGATAAGAAG GTTTGAAATGGCATATACTCACACGCTTTATTACCTGGCTCAAGTGTACAAGAATCTGGAGCAGTTTGAGAGAGCTGGACAGTACTGTCACAGTACACTACAGAGACAGCTGGAGTACAAGCAGTTTGTACCACTCGAGTGGGCCATTAATGCAGCCACACTGTCACAGTACTACATCACCAAG ACGCGATACATGGAGGCTCGTCACTGTTTGGCGGCGGCAAGTGTCATTGCTACTTCTGCTGGAGAAATCCCCTCAGAAGCAGCTGCCAACGAAA GTGAAGCTGAATGTGAAAAGCGTGAAGAACTGCTGCAGAAGCAAGCTGAAATTGCCAGATGCTGGATCAAATATTGCCTTAATCTGCTGCAAGATGCTAAAATGCTTCTTGAG GATAATATTGGAGAACTAGACTTGGATCGGCTGGAGGAACTGAAGAGAGCACGTCGGAATgaagaggaagaaaaagagaaggaaagaaagagtGCCATCCTTTTTGGTTCAAGTGAAACATTTGACTCCATTTCCAATCTGGAGGAGAAAGTAATCAGTGTGCTTCCATTGGACTTTGATGAAGCCCGTGCCATCTTCTTGGTGGGTCAAGGCTACGTGGCCCAGGCCAAGGAGTATTTTGCTATGGATGGTCACGTGACAGATCATATTGAGATCTTGCAGGACCATAGTGCTCTCTTCAAGGTCCTAGCCTTCTTTGAACAGGATCTAGAACGGCGCTGTAAGATGCACAAGCGTCGTGTTGACATACTGGAACCAATCTGCAAGGATTTGAATGCTCAGTACTATTTGTTAATCTGCCGGCAACTGCAGTTTGAACTTGCAGAAACCTATTATGAGATGATGGACTTGAAGTTGTCTGTGTCCGACAAGCAGGATCAGCAAGATGTGCATACCATTAAAAAGTTCAACCACTTGTGTTCCTCCTCTATGAAGTGTTATCAGATGTTCCTTGATTCCATCCGCTCACCAGAGGGCAAATTTCCAGAGAAGCTTGAGGATGATGTGCTGCGGCCAGCGCTAGTGGCCAAATTCCATATCGCCAGATTACAGTCCAAGTTTATCTCCAGTAACCTGGCCGCTCAGTTGGAGAATCTTACCCTCTCATTAGAGTGTTACAACTTTGTAGTGCAATACTGTGAGGAACACCCAGAAGCCAAGAAGGCAGTTGAAACAGAGCTAGAGCTGAGTGAGGAGATGGTCTCCCTGCTACCTCTGAAGATCAATCGAATTAGATCCAGAATGCCCTCCACCAACTAA
- the vps26a gene encoding vacuolar protein sorting-associated protein 26A isoform X2 yields MKTGELKTEDGKLEKHYLFYDGESVSGKVNINVKQTGKKLEHQGIRIEFVGQIELFSDKNNTHEFVNLVKELALPGELTQNCSYDFEFMQVEKPYECYVGANVRLRYFLKVTIVRRLSDLVKEYDLIVHQLATYPDVNNSIKMEVGIEDCLHIEFEYNKSKYHLKDVIVGKIYFLLVRIKIQHMELQLIKKEMTGIGPSTTTETETVAKYEIMDGAPVKGESIPIRLFLAGYDLTPTMRDVNKKFSVRYFLNLVLVDEEDRRYFKQQEIVLWRKAPEKMRKRNFHQRYESPEPRPSLSAEQPEM; encoded by the exons AT GAAAACAGGTGAACTGAAGACTGAGGATGGGAAACTGGAAAAACATTATCTGTTTTATGATGGAGAATCAGTTTCAGGAAAG GTAAATATCAATGTGAAGCAAACTGGCAAGAAACTTGAACATCAGGGAATCCGCATTGAGTTTGTAGGACAGATTG AGCTCTTCAGCGATAAAAACAATACTCACGAGTTTGTAAACCTAGTGAAGGAGCTTGCTCTGCCTGGGGAACTGACACAGAATTGCAGCTATGACTTTGAGTTCATGCAGGTGGAAAAGCCATACGAGTGTTATGTTGGAGCGAATGTGCGACTGAG GTATTTCCTTAAAGTTACAATTGTGAGGAGGCTGTCTGATTTGGTTAAGGAGTATGACCTCATTGTCCATCAGCTGGCCACTTACCCTGATGTCAACAATTCTATCAAAATGGAAGTGGGCATTGAAGACTGCCTACATATAGAATTTGAATACAATAAGTCCAA GTACCACCTCAAAGATGTAATTGTGGGGAAAATCTACTTCTTGCTTGTACGGATTAAAATTCAACACATGGAGCTTCAGTTGATCAAGAAAGAAATGACAGGAATTG GGCCGAGCACTACTACTGAGACAGAGACTGTGGCCAAATATGAAATTATGGATGGCGCACCAGTTAAGG GTGAATCAATTCCCATTCGTCTTTTCCTGGCTGGTTATGACCTTACACCCACAATGAGAGATGTAAACAAGAAGTTCTCTGTGAGGTACTTCTTAAACTTGGTGCTTGTGGATGAAGAAGACCGGAGGTACTTCAAACAACAG GaaattgttttgtggaggaaGGCACCAGAGAAAATGCGAAAACGGAACTTCCATCAGCGCTATGAATCACCTGAGCCTCGGCCGAGTCTCTCTGCTGAGCAGCCGGAAATGTGA